A window from Drosophila miranda strain MSH22 chromosome Y unlocalized genomic scaffold, D.miranda_PacBio2.1 Contig_Y2_pilon, whole genome shotgun sequence encodes these proteins:
- the LOC117192776 gene encoding hydroxysteroid dehydrogenase-like protein 2, whose amino-acid sequence MKNTGKLRGKTLFITGASRGIGKAIALKAARDGANIVIAAKTAEPHPKLPGTIYTAAEEIERAGGRALAWRDDKQVQQAVEAAVAKFGGIDIVINNASAISMTPTLDTEMKRYDLMQNINTRGTFLVSKSCLPYLLKSDNPHILNQLPPLNMKPQWFANHAAYTIAKYGMSMCVLGMSEEFRDQGIAVNALWPRTTVHTAAVEMLSGPDGALYSRKPEVMADAAYAIISRDARDYTGHFFIDDDVLLDAGVKDLAKYACYPENIHKLATDIFLDDTGPFAKL is encoded by the exons ATGAAGAACACTGG CAAGCTGAGAGGCAAAACCCTGTTCATTACCGGCGCATCCCGTGGAATCGGCAAGGCGATAGCCCTGAAGGCAGCTCGCGATGGGGCGAATATAGTGATCGCTGCCAAGACGGCGGAACCACATCCCAAGCTACCTGGAACCATCTATACGGCGGCTGAGGAGA TCGAGCGGGCTGGAGGCCGGGCGTTAGCCTGGCGCGATGATAAGCAAGTCCAGCAGGCCGTGGAGGCAGCAGTGGCCAAGTTCGGAGGCATCGATATCGTTATCAACAATGCCAGTGCCATATCCATGACCCCCACACTCGACACGGAGATGAAGCGCTATGACCTGATGCAGAACATCAACACTAGGGGGACATTTCTGGT ATCGAAAAGCTGCTTGCCGTATCTGCTGAAGAGCGACAATCCGCACATACTGAACCAGTTGCCCCCGCTGAACATGAAGCCGCAGTGGTTCGCCAATCACGCCGCGTACACGATCGCCAAATACGGAATGTCCATGTGTGTTCTGGGAATGTCGGAGGAGTTCCGTGACCAAGGAATCGCCGTAAATGCTCTGTGGCCGCGTACAACGGTTCACACGGCAGCGGTGGAGATGCTCAGTGGCCCAGATGGGGCTTTGTACTCCCGCAAGCCCGAGGTAATGGCCGACGCTGCGTATGCAATTATTAGCCGGGATGCTAGGGACTACACCGGACATTTCTTCATTGACGATGATGTTTTGCTGGATGCTGGTGTGAAGGATCTTGCCAAATATGCCTGCTATCCGGAGAATATACATAAGCTTGCTACGGATATATTTTTGGACGATACAGGACCTTTTGCTAAATTGTAA
- the LOC117192832 gene encoding hydroxysteroid dehydrogenase-like protein 2: VSKLRGKILFITGASRGIGKAIALKAARDGANIVIAAKTAEPHPKLPGTIYTAAEEIERVGGRALACIVDVRDEKQVQQAVEAAVAKFGGIDIVINNASAISMTPILDTEMKRYDLMQNINTRGTFLVSKSCLPYLLKSDNPHILNQSPPLNMKPQWFANHAAYTIAKYGMSMCVLGMSEEFRDQGIAVNALWPRTTVHTAAVEMLSGPDGALYSRKPEVMADAAYAIISRDARDYTGHFFIDDDVLLDAGVKDLAKYACYPENIHKLAVEIMFFIPN; encoded by the exons GTTAGCAAGCTGAGAGGCAAAATCCTGTTCATTACCGGCGCATCCCGTGGAATCGGCAAGGCGATAGCCCTGAAGGCAGCTCGCGATGGGGCGAATATAGTGATCGCTGCCAAGACGGCGGAACCACATCCCAAGCTACCTGGAACCATCTATACGGCGGCTGAGGAGA TCGAGCGGGTTGGAGGCCGGGCGTTAGCCTGCATTGTCGATGTGCGCGATGAGAAGCAAGTCCAGCAGGCCGTGGAGGCAGCAGTGGCCAAGTTCGGAGGCATCGATATCGTTATCAACAATGCCAGTGCCATATCCATGACCCCCATACTCGACACGGAGATGAAGCGCTATGACCTGATGCAGAACATCAACACTAGGGGGACATTTCTGGT ATCGAAAAGCTGCTTGCCGTATCTGCTGAAGAGCGACAATCCGCACATACTGAACCAGTCGCCCCCGCTGAACATGAAGCCGCAGTGGTTCGCCAATCACGCCGCGTACACGATCGCCAAATACGGAATGTCCATGTGTGTTCTGGGAATGTCGGAGGAGTTCCGTGACCAAGGAATCGCCGTAAATGCTCTGTGGCCGCGTACAACGGTTCACACGGCAGCGGTGGAGATGCTCAGTGGCCCAGATGGGGCTTTGTACTCCCGCAAGCCCGAGGTAATGGCCGACGCTGCGTATGCAATTATTAGCCGGGATGCTAGGGACTACACCGGACATTTCTTCATTGACGATGATGTTTTGCTGGATGCTGGTGTGAAGGATCTTGCCAAATATGCCTGCTATCCGGAGAATATACATAAGCTtgctgtggagataatgttttttatccccaat